One Xylanibacillus composti genomic region harbors:
- the rpsU gene encoding 30S ribosomal protein S21: protein MSETKVRKNESLDAALRRFKKGLAKDGVLAEIKKRKHYEKPSVKRKKKSEAARKRKF, encoded by the coding sequence GTGTCTGAAACAAAAGTTCGCAAAAACGAATCTCTTGACGCTGCGCTTCGCCGCTTTAAGAAAGGTCTCGCGAAGGACGGAGTTCTCGCCGAAATCAAGAAGCGCAAGCATTATGAGAAGCCAAGCGTAAAGCGCAAGAAGAAGTCGGAAGCAGCGCGCAAGAGAAAGTTCTAG